In Janthinobacterium rivuli, a single genomic region encodes these proteins:
- a CDS encoding tartrate dehydrogenase: MCTHKIAVIAGDGIGNEVMPEGLRVIEAAARRFNIDLQFTTMAWANCDYYLEHGQMMPSDWFAQLKDFDAIYFGAVGWPDKVPDHISLWGSLLKFRREFDEYVNLRPVRLMPGVPCPLANKKPGDIDFYVVRENTEGEYSSVGGRMFEGTERETVLQESVFTRKGVDRILKYAFELVQSRPKKHLTSATKSNGIAISMPYWDERVEAMGPSFPDVRWDKYHIDILAARFVLSPERFDVVVASNLFGDILSDLGPACTGTIAIAPSANINPERTFPSVFEPVHGSAPDIYGQNIANPIGMIWSGAMMLDFLGNGDANYTAAHDAIVRAIEQVLEHGPRTPDMGGSASTTDVGMAVAELLK, encoded by the coding sequence ATGTGCACACATAAAATCGCCGTCATCGCCGGTGACGGCATCGGCAATGAAGTCATGCCGGAGGGCTTGCGTGTCATCGAGGCGGCCGCCCGCCGTTTCAATATCGACTTGCAGTTCACGACAATGGCTTGGGCCAATTGCGATTATTACCTGGAACATGGGCAAATGATGCCCTCGGATTGGTTCGCTCAGCTCAAGGATTTCGACGCCATCTATTTTGGCGCCGTGGGCTGGCCGGACAAGGTGCCCGACCATATCTCGCTGTGGGGTTCGTTATTGAAATTCCGGCGCGAGTTCGACGAATACGTCAACTTGCGGCCTGTGCGCCTGATGCCGGGCGTACCGTGCCCGCTGGCGAATAAGAAGCCTGGCGATATCGATTTTTATGTGGTGCGTGAAAATACGGAAGGAGAGTATTCATCCGTGGGCGGGCGCATGTTCGAGGGGACGGAGCGCGAGACCGTGCTGCAGGAATCTGTCTTTACGCGCAAGGGCGTCGACCGTATCCTGAAGTATGCGTTTGAGCTGGTGCAAAGCCGGCCTAAAAAACACCTGACATCGGCGACCAAGTCGAATGGCATTGCCATCAGCATGCCATATTGGGATGAGCGGGTGGAGGCGATGGGTCCGAGCTTTCCCGATGTGCGCTGGGATAAATACCATATCGACATTCTGGCGGCCCGCTTTGTATTGAGTCCCGAGCGCTTCGATGTGGTGGTCGCTTCAAATCTGTTTGGCGATATCCTGTCGGACCTGGGGCCCGCCTGCACGGGAACGATTGCCATCGCACCATCGGCCAATATCAATCCGGAGCGCACGTTCCCTTCTGTCTTTGAGCCGGTACACGGTTCCGCACCTGATATCTACGGCCAGAATATCGCCAACCCGATCGGCATGATCTGGTCGGGTGCCATGATGCTGGACTTCCTCGGCAATGGCGACGCCAATTACACGGCGGCGCATGACGCGATTGTGCGCGCCATCGAGCAGGTGCTCGAGCATGGTCCGCGCACACCGGATATGGGCGGCAGCGCCAGTACGACCGATGTCGGCATGGCGGTTGCCGAATTACTCAAATAA
- a CDS encoding DUF3482 domain-containing protein yields the protein MSVNVNKDVQDDAVQIQFALISHTNNGKTTLARTLVGVDIGEVRDAAHVTVFAESHTLLATPQGDALQLWDTPGFGDSVRLLKRLGQSGNPIGWFLREVLDRYRDRPFWLSQQALRTAKDSADVVLYLVNSSEHPKDAGYLPAEMKILAWLDKPVVVLLNQMGPPRPGKEEHGEQARWREHLQQYPIVRDVLALDAFARCWVHERVFYEAVGKLLPQSQQAGYARLFAAWQEQNSARFRQAMHLLATQLAVAGQDREAIDPASRGLLKSALQVVGIGKNAEQQRQEKAMASLVARLNTHSGTTTRELLILHKLDPTDAHKINSRIRENFAVRAPIDKAQAGLLGAMISGAATGLSADLISGGLTLGTGALLGGVVGALTFAGAAWGFNSGTDRNEPTMQFTDAFLRTLVVAGVLRYLAVAHFGRGRGNFVESEAPAFWQDEVEQAVARHEGALAELWKEVRREKSTELAAERVQPIIAAITADVLARLYPDVAQPM from the coding sequence ATGAGCGTGAATGTGAATAAAGATGTGCAGGATGATGCGGTGCAGATTCAGTTCGCGCTGATTTCGCATACGAATAATGGCAAGACTACCCTGGCGCGCACTTTGGTCGGTGTGGACATTGGCGAAGTGCGCGATGCCGCTCACGTGACGGTGTTTGCCGAATCGCATACCTTGCTGGCCACGCCGCAGGGCGATGCCTTGCAATTGTGGGATACGCCAGGCTTTGGCGATTCCGTGCGCCTGCTCAAGCGCCTGGGGCAGTCGGGTAATCCCATCGGCTGGTTCCTGCGCGAAGTGCTGGACCGTTATCGCGACCGCCCGTTCTGGCTCAGCCAGCAAGCGCTGCGCACGGCCAAGGACTCCGCCGACGTGGTGCTGTACCTGGTCAACTCCTCGGAACACCCCAAGGATGCTGGCTACTTGCCGGCGGAAATGAAAATCCTCGCCTGGCTGGATAAGCCCGTGGTGGTCTTGCTCAACCAGATGGGGCCGCCGCGTCCTGGTAAGGAGGAGCACGGCGAGCAGGCACGCTGGCGCGAGCACCTGCAGCAGTATCCGATCGTGCGCGATGTCCTGGCGCTCGATGCCTTTGCCCGCTGCTGGGTACATGAGCGCGTATTTTACGAAGCCGTGGGTAAATTGTTGCCGCAGTCACAGCAAGCCGGTTATGCGCGTCTGTTTGCTGCCTGGCAAGAGCAGAATTCGGCGCGTTTCCGGCAGGCCATGCATTTGCTGGCCACGCAACTGGCGGTGGCCGGACAGGATCGCGAAGCCATTGATCCGGCGTCCAGGGGCTTGTTGAAATCGGCCTTGCAGGTGGTGGGTATCGGCAAGAATGCAGAGCAGCAACGCCAGGAAAAGGCCATGGCCAGCCTGGTGGCGCGACTCAATACGCATAGCGGTACCACCACGCGTGAGCTTTTGATATTGCACAAACTCGACCCGACCGATGCGCATAAGATCAATAGCCGGATACGGGAAAATTTCGCCGTGCGCGCGCCTATCGACAAGGCGCAAGCGGGGTTATTGGGTGCCATGATTTCCGGCGCGGCGACGGGCCTGTCGGCCGACCTGATTTCCGGCGGCCTGACCTTGGGCACTGGCGCTTTGCTTGGCGGCGTGGTCGGTGCGCTGACGTTTGCAGGCGCAGCCTGGGGTTTTAATTCCGGCACGGACCGCAATGAGCCCACGATGCAATTTACCGATGCTTTCCTGCGTACCCTGGTAGTGGCGGGCGTGCTGCGTTACCTGGCGGTGGCGCACTTTGGCCGTGGCCGCGGTAACTTCGTGGAAAGCGAAGCGCCGGCCTTCTGGCAAGATGAAGTCGAGCAGGCGGTGGCGCGCCATGAAGGCGCATTGGCCGAGTTGTGGAAAGAGGTGCGCCGCGAGAAATCAACTGAACTGGCGGCCGAGCGTGTGCAGCCCATCATCGCGGCGATCACTGCCGATGTACTGGCGCGTCTGTACCCGGACGTGGCGCAGCCGATGTAA
- a CDS encoding DUF2868 domain-containing protein — MNEQIAREVVLVRAIETADQKKEVLSEDDRMYASRSARELAQWQASGKQAEVTGDDFLQQRSELILKRITERTPAFAAFAKRRNGMKTLALTLPLLALLLGAGLDRITDPHRVDLLSAPLLLIIAWNVLVYLGLLIWLCIPSRSLGWPKAGLVRHLSVGRLALPRKLPHTLSSGLLSFMGEWAHLSAKLTAARLSRTIHLSGAMFAIGAVASLYARGFLSQYAAGWESTFLNAGQVHSLLSTLFAPAIALFHLQGFSLAEIEALRFPQTTTVEGGARWVHLYAATIFLLVVVPRLILALVNNWRAARLARNFPLDLDQPYFRKLNESIGVATGGMLRVLPYSFTVDEARHKGLGQISLMLFGEQGRMMLRPSTSYGEEPQDVLRDTDLNDPQVNITAVLFNLTATPEKENHGAFLDYLAQSSARGIAVLIDESSYLERAGEQVDNGARLAERVALWQQFCQFHKTTATVVNLLNPALHPLDAGVGLKVSAAA; from the coding sequence ATGAACGAGCAGATTGCGAGAGAAGTGGTATTGGTCCGTGCTATCGAGACGGCCGACCAGAAAAAAGAAGTCCTCAGCGAGGATGACCGCATGTATGCCAGCCGCAGCGCGCGTGAGCTTGCGCAGTGGCAAGCTTCGGGCAAGCAGGCCGAAGTGACAGGTGACGATTTCCTGCAGCAGCGCTCGGAACTGATCCTCAAGCGCATCACCGAGCGCACGCCCGCCTTCGCCGCTTTCGCGAAACGCCGTAATGGCATGAAAACCCTGGCGCTGACCCTGCCCTTGCTGGCTTTGCTGCTGGGCGCCGGGCTGGACCGCATCACGGATCCCCATCGTGTCGACTTGCTGTCGGCACCCTTGCTGCTGATCATCGCCTGGAATGTGCTGGTCTACCTGGGCTTGCTGATCTGGCTATGCATCCCTTCGCGTTCCCTCGGCTGGCCGAAGGCGGGACTGGTGCGCCACCTGAGCGTGGGCCGCCTGGCCCTGCCGCGCAAGCTGCCGCATACCTTGTCCTCGGGCTTGCTCAGTTTCATGGGGGAATGGGCGCACTTGAGTGCCAAACTGACGGCCGCGCGCCTCAGTCGTACCATCCACCTGAGCGGCGCCATGTTTGCCATCGGCGCCGTCGCTTCACTGTATGCGCGCGGTTTCCTGTCGCAATACGCAGCCGGCTGGGAAAGCACCTTTTTGAATGCCGGCCAAGTGCACAGCCTGCTTTCGACCTTGTTTGCGCCGGCTATTGCTCTGTTTCATTTGCAAGGCTTTTCGCTGGCGGAAATCGAAGCGCTGCGCTTCCCGCAAACGACGACCGTCGAAGGCGGCGCGCGCTGGGTGCATTTGTATGCGGCAACGATTTTCCTGCTGGTCGTCGTTCCCCGCCTGATCCTGGCCCTCGTCAACAACTGGCGCGCCGCGCGCCTGGCCAGGAACTTTCCGCTGGATCTAGATCAACCGTATTTCCGCAAGCTCAATGAAAGCATCGGCGTGGCCACGGGCGGCATGCTGCGCGTCTTGCCATACAGCTTTACTGTCGATGAGGCACGTCACAAGGGTCTGGGGCAAATTTCCCTCATGCTGTTCGGCGAGCAGGGCCGCATGATGCTGCGTCCATCGACGTCGTATGGCGAAGAACCGCAGGACGTCTTGCGCGACACGGACTTGAATGATCCGCAAGTCAATATCACGGCCGTGCTGTTCAATCTGACGGCGACACCGGAGAAGGAAAATCACGGCGCCTTCCTCGATTATCTGGCGCAATCGTCGGCACGCGGCATTGCCGTGCTGATCGACGAGTCCAGCTACCTGGAGCGCGCGGGTGAACAGGTGGATAACGGCGCGCGCCTGGCGGAACGAGTCGCCTTATGGCAACAGTTCTGCCAGTTCCACAAAACCACGGCCACCGTGGTCAATTTGCTTAATCCTGCCTTGCACCCGCTCGATGCCGGTGTCGGGCTGAAAGTATCGGCAGCAGCATGA
- a CDS encoding acid phosphatase has translation MLLKLKLVKTPKGIDSALMLSAMLIIWIGNYSNLDLMIADSMFDGMRGQFVGAGSAWTRGFQFCMTLLAAAAIALAVWDTQRPLAWPASRRSALQVVALSAVLVPLSIYLLSSFSDVPCPTDLLRYGGMAPYTRLLETLPASASAMVCLPATQTNTAWWMLALPLFCLPGRPRTAFLLVGVILLCGLAAGWQKQLQGTQFFTHTLWSAWIASFLIYLLHKLLLAEDALA, from the coding sequence ATGTTGCTCAAGCTTAAACTCGTCAAAACTCCCAAAGGCATCGATAGCGCCTTGATGCTGTCGGCCATGCTGATAATTTGGATCGGCAATTACAGCAACCTCGACCTCATGATCGCCGACAGTATGTTCGACGGAATGCGCGGGCAATTTGTCGGCGCTGGCAGTGCGTGGACGCGCGGTTTCCAGTTCTGCATGACCTTGCTGGCCGCAGCTGCGATTGCTCTGGCGGTCTGGGACACGCAGCGTCCACTGGCCTGGCCGGCCTCACGCCGCAGTGCCTTGCAAGTCGTGGCGCTGTCGGCTGTCCTGGTGCCATTAAGTATTTATTTGCTATCCTCATTCAGTGATGTGCCTTGCCCCACGGATTTGTTGCGCTACGGCGGAATGGCGCCGTACACGCGCCTGCTGGAAACATTACCGGCCAGCGCATCTGCCATGGTCTGCCTGCCCGCTACACAGACGAATACCGCTTGGTGGATGCTGGCCTTGCCATTGTTCTGCCTGCCCGGACGGCCGCGCACGGCGTTTCTGCTCGTCGGGGTCATATTGCTGTGCGGTTTGGCCGCAGGTTGGCAGAAACAGTTGCAAGGTACGCAATTTTTCACGCACACCTTGTGGTCTGCCTGGATTGCTTCTTTCCTGATATATCTGCTGCATAAGCTGCTCCTGGCCGAGGACGCGTTGGCCTGA